The Solenopsis invicta isolate M01_SB chromosome 12, UNIL_Sinv_3.0, whole genome shotgun sequence genome window below encodes:
- the LOC113004033 gene encoding uncharacterized protein LOC113004033 isoform X2, which translates to MYTNAHKEMICADSLNVGLNRFLLLTIGLWPYQQSKIVRLQVILCIGILASFILVQLTVFVTLKCTVDLLINVLSSALVYTIFAIKYISFSINTDIVKYLLEQLLDICNELTDENEINIIKKYSSYAKRYTLLLLLFAISCTSVLIIYSLFSQIFNILFLTNATGHYSLPLMTEYFIDQEKHFYLILCHANAATGLGVTIILGTGTMFIFYQQHACGMFQIASYRIKQAITFDTLQKNSLEKENLIYKELICAVDMHRKAMNFSDLIISRFKVMFSLLIIAKIFQMVSFGYNGDIMQLLTPIIYAMIILMYIMMGNYFGQQIIDHNNNLFVTVYKIQWYIAPLHIQKLILFLLQRGTKTFNMNIAGLFVGSLQGAATLISTILSYFTVLHSIH; encoded by the exons ATGTATACCAACGCTCATAAGGAAATGATCTGTGCCGACTCTTTGAATGTTGGTCTAAATCGGTTTTTATTACTCACAATTGGTTTATGGCCTTATCAACAATCTAAAATCGTACGACTTCaagtaattttatgtattggTATTTTGGCAAGTTTTATTTTAGTTCAg CTTACAGTATTTGTGACTTTAAAATGTACTGTGGATTTGCTTATCAACGTTCTCTCTTCTGCATTAGTTTATACAATATTTGCAATCAAATACATTTCGTTTAGCATTAATACTGATATT GTAAAATATTTGTTGGAACAATTGCTGGATATCTGTAATGAGTTAACTGATGAGaatgaaatcaatattataaaaaagtacagTAGCTATGCGAAACGTTATACACTCCTATTATTAC TGTTTGCCATATCATGTACATccgttttaattatatactcattattttcacaaattttcaaTATCCTATTCTTAACAAATGCAACCGGACATTATTCATTGCCGTTAATGACTGAATATTTCATCGatcaagaaaaacatttttatttaatattgtgccATGCAAACGCGGCCACTGGTTTAGGAGTTACCATAATATTAGGAACAGGAACaatgttcatattttatcaACAACATGCGTGTGGAATGTTTCAAATCGCCAG TTATCGTATTAAACAAGCAATAACGTTCGATACTTTACAAAAAAACAGCTTGgagaaagaaaatttgatttacaaaGAATTAATTTGTGCTGTAGATATGCATCGCAAAGCTATGAA CTTCTCTGATTTGATAATATCCAGATTTAAAGTAATGTTCTCTCTTTTGATAATAGCTAAG atttttcagaTGGTATCATTTGGATATAATGGAGATATTATGCAGCTTTTAACTCCCATAATATACGCAATGATTATATTGATGTACATAATGATGGGCAACTATTTTGGACAACAAATTATagatcataataataatttatttgtcacCGT GTATAAGATTCAGTGGTATATAGCTCCATTACATATACAGAAGTTGATACTATTTCTATTACAAAGAGGTACCAAGACATTCAATATGAATATTGCTGGATTGTTTGTGGGATCATTACAAGGCGCAGCTAcg TTAATCAGTACCATATTGTCGTATTTCACTGTTCTTCATTCTATACATTGA
- the LOC113004033 gene encoding uncharacterized protein LOC113004033 isoform X1 — protein sequence MYTNAHKEMICADSLNVGLNRFLLLTIGLWPYQQSKIVRLQVILCIGILASFILVQLTVFVTLKCTVDLLINVLSSALVYTIFAIKYISFSINTDIVKYLLEQLLDICNELTDENEINIIKKYSSYAKRYTLLLLLFAISCTSVLIIYSLFSQIFNILFLTNATGHYSLPLMTEYFIDQEKHFYLILCHANAATGLGVTIILGTGTMFIFYQQHACGMFQIASYRIKQAITFDTLQKNSLEKENLIYKELICAVDMHRKAMNFSDLIISRFKVMFSLLIIAKVISMTLNMFRIFQMVSFGYNGDIMQLLTPIIYAMIILMYIMMGNYFGQQIIDHNNNLFVTVYKIQWYIAPLHIQKLILFLLQRGTKTFNMNIAGLFVGSLQGAATLISTILSYFTVLHSIH from the exons ATGTATACCAACGCTCATAAGGAAATGATCTGTGCCGACTCTTTGAATGTTGGTCTAAATCGGTTTTTATTACTCACAATTGGTTTATGGCCTTATCAACAATCTAAAATCGTACGACTTCaagtaattttatgtattggTATTTTGGCAAGTTTTATTTTAGTTCAg CTTACAGTATTTGTGACTTTAAAATGTACTGTGGATTTGCTTATCAACGTTCTCTCTTCTGCATTAGTTTATACAATATTTGCAATCAAATACATTTCGTTTAGCATTAATACTGATATT GTAAAATATTTGTTGGAACAATTGCTGGATATCTGTAATGAGTTAACTGATGAGaatgaaatcaatattataaaaaagtacagTAGCTATGCGAAACGTTATACACTCCTATTATTAC TGTTTGCCATATCATGTACATccgttttaattatatactcattattttcacaaattttcaaTATCCTATTCTTAACAAATGCAACCGGACATTATTCATTGCCGTTAATGACTGAATATTTCATCGatcaagaaaaacatttttatttaatattgtgccATGCAAACGCGGCCACTGGTTTAGGAGTTACCATAATATTAGGAACAGGAACaatgttcatattttatcaACAACATGCGTGTGGAATGTTTCAAATCGCCAG TTATCGTATTAAACAAGCAATAACGTTCGATACTTTACAAAAAAACAGCTTGgagaaagaaaatttgatttacaaaGAATTAATTTGTGCTGTAGATATGCATCGCAAAGCTATGAA CTTCTCTGATTTGATAATATCCAGATTTAAAGTAATGTTCTCTCTTTTGATAATAGCTAAGGTGATTAGCATGACTCTTAATATGTTTCGG atttttcagaTGGTATCATTTGGATATAATGGAGATATTATGCAGCTTTTAACTCCCATAATATACGCAATGATTATATTGATGTACATAATGATGGGCAACTATTTTGGACAACAAATTATagatcataataataatttatttgtcacCGT GTATAAGATTCAGTGGTATATAGCTCCATTACATATACAGAAGTTGATACTATTTCTATTACAAAGAGGTACCAAGACATTCAATATGAATATTGCTGGATTGTTTGTGGGATCATTACAAGGCGCAGCTAcg TTAATCAGTACCATATTGTCGTATTTCACTGTTCTTCATTCTATACATTGA